One Terriglobia bacterium genomic window carries:
- a CDS encoding NAD-dependent epimerase/dehydratase family protein — MGSHLAEELLAAGYVVRVFDRANRDRRNLASIADQIEIIEGDFSNRADLQAVVSGMDFVFHLVGTTLPASSNSNPAYDIESNVIGSVRLFELCHKEKVRKIVFASSGGTVYGIPQRLPIDESHPTLPLCSYGISKLAIEKYLHLFYHLYGIDYAILRISNPYGERQRLDASQGVIAVFLGCLAHHLPIHLWGDGSVTRDFLYVGDVVRAMRLAMEYSGDRKIFNVSSCRGVSVSELLEILLRVTGAHPEILREPERSFDVPKNILDNAVIRETLNWTPEVDLEEGIRCTWEWVKKQV; from the coding sequence GAGTTGCTGGCAGCGGGATATGTCGTCAGGGTCTTCGATCGCGCCAATCGCGACCGACGCAACTTGGCATCGATTGCGGACCAAATCGAAATTATTGAAGGGGATTTTTCAAACCGGGCCGACCTTCAGGCCGTCGTTTCGGGAATGGATTTCGTGTTCCATCTCGTTGGGACCACCCTTCCCGCCAGTTCCAATTCGAATCCGGCGTATGACATCGAGTCCAATGTCATCGGGTCCGTCCGGCTGTTCGAGCTCTGCCATAAGGAGAAAGTCCGAAAAATTGTATTCGCCTCCTCGGGAGGTACTGTCTATGGAATTCCGCAGCGTCTCCCGATCGATGAATCCCACCCCACCCTTCCCCTGTGTTCCTATGGCATTTCGAAACTGGCCATCGAAAAGTATCTACATCTTTTCTACCATTTGTATGGGATAGATTATGCGATTCTGCGCATCTCTAACCCTTATGGCGAGCGACAAAGGCTCGACGCTTCTCAGGGAGTGATTGCCGTGTTCCTGGGATGCCTGGCCCACCACCTTCCTATTCATCTCTGGGGGGACGGGTCGGTGACTCGCGATTTCCTCTACGTGGGCGATGTGGTCCGTGCCATGCGGTTGGCAATGGAGTATTCCGGTGATCGAAAGATCTTCAACGTTTCGTCGTGCCGCGGGGTCTCAGTGTCAGAACTCCTGGAAATTTTGCTGAGGGTGACAGGAGCCCATCCTGAGATTCTCAGGGAACCGGAACGGTCTTTTGATGTGCCCAAGAATATCCTGGATAATGCGGTGATACGAGAAACCCTGAATTGGACGCCTGAGGTGGACCTGGAGGAGGGGATTCGATGCACCTGGGAGTGGGTGAAGAAGCAGGTGTGA
- a CDS encoding class I SAM-dependent methyltransferase, translating to MPDDDFLQRFYEQQEYFQSDGVFGYSDYESKRDFYLGLFRNHLRILKGHSEPGRLLDLGCGKGDFLSLAREAGWEVYGVEISDSCRREAERRAGVQVYSSPHGLSDKREFFDVITMWEVIEHLPRPDTVLNEVLPLLRTGGLLAMTTPNTRNMTTLRSPARWTEYKPPEHLLYFDFDTIHRYLSEKFRLQVVEVKGIHPDLRLASSGWIEGILGWASRLRSRHNTRLDPRWWIYAALVRVFKEVPRRLSMAWGMLDPELIHTGIFVLARK from the coding sequence ATGCCCGACGATGACTTCCTTCAGCGGTTCTATGAGCAGCAGGAATATTTTCAGAGTGACGGTGTTTTCGGGTATTCGGATTACGAGTCCAAGCGAGATTTTTATCTGGGTCTTTTCCGCAATCACCTCCGGATCTTGAAGGGCCACAGTGAACCGGGGCGACTGCTCGACCTCGGCTGTGGCAAAGGAGATTTTCTGAGTTTGGCCCGCGAAGCCGGTTGGGAAGTTTATGGGGTGGAGATCTCCGACTCCTGCCGCCGGGAGGCCGAACGTCGAGCAGGAGTTCAGGTTTACTCTTCACCCCATGGTCTATCGGACAAACGCGAGTTTTTTGATGTGATCACCATGTGGGAGGTCATTGAGCATTTGCCGCGGCCCGACACGGTCTTAAACGAAGTTCTGCCCTTGCTGCGCACCGGGGGACTTCTCGCCATGACGACTCCGAACACGCGGAACATGACGACGCTTCGTTCGCCGGCCCGGTGGACGGAGTATAAGCCGCCTGAACATCTGCTCTACTTCGATTTTGACACGATTCACCGCTACCTCTCTGAAAAGTTCAGACTTCAGGTGGTAGAAGTGAAAGGGATTCACCCGGACCTCCGGCTGGCGTCATCGGGCTGGATTGAGGGGATTCTGGGCTGGGCGTCGAGATTGCGCTCCCGCCATAATACCCGTCTCGATCCCCGGTGGTGGATCTATGCGGCGCTCGTCCGGGTGTTCAAGGAAGTGCCGCGCCGATTATCGATGGCGTGGGGAATGCTCGATCCAGAGCTTATTCATACCGGAATCTTTGTGCTGGCCAGGAAATAG
- a CDS encoding glycosyltransferase family 4 protein — protein MKILYASHLFLPKYYGGTEVYTYNIASEMKRRGHDVHVLACESFKTGKRNEVRANDDVYGDLKVHRVFLNIMLMDDPVRAEYFNPYVERHLIDYYSKIRPDIIHAHHFGYLSTAVFTAAQKLHIPTAFTATDFWLVCPNSQLLRWNGTLCEGPTNIADCLRCYTHLSNRARKYRWLTKALPDEILNRLVRAAIHLASKPIWQFRVLKAAGSRAEWNREVFNSVGLFISPSKFLESMFVRNGLNNPGQLNIPFGVRSPLLETSSQKTPSPILRFGFIGTISKHKGLHILIEAFRELSQDEPAKLRVYGSLEFDPPYGSKIRQLATGDPRIEFAGTFPHQQMTEVFREIDVLIVPSNWYENTPLVVYSALAMETPVICSNLGGMAEIVHHGENGLTFEAGSPRALCGRMHELLNDRSLVERLRPDRTKVHTVEHNVDQLEGAYADLLGREMTSNSPIIRSAAVAPR, from the coding sequence ATGAAAATCCTTTACGCCTCGCATCTCTTTTTGCCGAAGTATTATGGAGGGACGGAGGTCTATACCTATAACATCGCCTCGGAAATGAAACGCCGCGGCCATGATGTTCATGTGCTGGCGTGCGAGTCCTTCAAGACGGGCAAACGCAATGAAGTTCGCGCCAATGATGATGTCTATGGCGATTTGAAGGTCCATCGGGTGTTTCTGAACATCATGCTCATGGACGATCCGGTCCGCGCGGAATATTTCAACCCTTATGTGGAGCGGCATTTAATTGACTACTATTCAAAGATCCGTCCCGATATCATCCATGCCCATCATTTCGGTTATCTTTCAACCGCCGTTTTTACCGCGGCGCAAAAGCTCCACATCCCCACCGCCTTTACGGCCACCGATTTCTGGCTGGTCTGTCCCAACTCACAATTGCTGCGGTGGAACGGGACCTTGTGCGAAGGCCCCACCAATATCGCCGATTGCCTTCGCTGTTACACCCATCTCTCGAATCGCGCCCGGAAATATCGCTGGCTGACGAAGGCCCTGCCCGACGAGATTCTGAATAGGCTGGTTCGGGCTGCCATCCACCTGGCTTCAAAGCCGATCTGGCAGTTTCGCGTCTTAAAAGCGGCGGGCTCGCGTGCCGAGTGGAACCGGGAGGTTTTCAACTCAGTCGGACTCTTCATCTCTCCTTCAAAATTTCTGGAATCGATGTTTGTCCGGAACGGACTGAACAATCCCGGCCAGTTGAATATCCCCTTCGGGGTGCGGTCGCCGCTGTTGGAGACCAGCAGTCAGAAGACCCCTTCGCCCATTCTGCGATTTGGTTTTATCGGAACCATTTCAAAACACAAGGGGCTTCATATTTTGATCGAAGCCTTCCGGGAACTCAGTCAGGACGAGCCGGCGAAATTGAGGGTGTACGGCAGCCTGGAGTTCGATCCGCCCTACGGGTCGAAAATCCGGCAATTAGCCACGGGTGACCCGAGAATTGAATTTGCCGGCACTTTCCCGCATCAGCAGATGACCGAGGTATTTCGCGAGATCGATGTGCTCATCGTGCCCTCAAACTGGTATGAGAATACACCCCTGGTGGTTTATTCTGCCCTGGCAATGGAAACCCCCGTGATCTGCAGCAACCTGGGCGGGATGGCCGAGATTGTCCACCATGGCGAGAACGGGTTGACGTTCGAAGCGGGGAGTCCGCGGGCATTGTGCGGTCGAATGCACGAACTCCTGAATGACCGGTCACTGGTTGAACGGCTTCGCCCGGACCGGACGAAGGTCCATACCGTGGAACACAATGTCGACCAACTGGAAGGGGCCTACGCAGACCTTCTCGGACGCGAGATGACCTCGAATTCCCCGATTATCCGGAGTGCGGCCGTGGCTCCGCGCTGA
- a CDS encoding glycosyltransferase gives MSDLTTDIVIVTWNSARTLEGCLLALRRNRPSASRLVVVENSSQDSTLEILRSHQNEIATLIENPLNRGFAAACNQGANAGKSEAILFLNPDCEVQANAISALSAVLQEDSRVAAVGARLVGSNGVPQVGFALRSLPRPVDLCFEALLVNQIFPHNHWNKHYRLFDFSFDKSAEVEQPAGACFMIRRSIFEEVGGFDERFHPAWFEDVDLCQRLKSRGEAIAYCPAAAVAHSGGSSIQSMAAGRASEYFFRNMLRYSGKHFGRARTLLLRASLAVGMVARMLIVAAWPSAWQRRQPSAPRGRIERRERGALQRAYWNVVRGAIWQWRP, from the coding sequence ATGAGCGACCTGACCACTGATATCGTGATCGTGACATGGAATAGCGCACGCACTCTGGAGGGATGCCTGTTGGCGCTGCGCCGAAACCGGCCATCCGCCTCGCGACTCGTGGTTGTCGAGAACTCCTCTCAGGATTCCACGCTTGAAATCCTACGATCCCATCAGAATGAGATCGCGACCCTGATCGAAAATCCGCTGAACCGGGGATTCGCTGCAGCCTGCAATCAGGGGGCGAACGCCGGAAAGTCCGAGGCCATCCTTTTCCTGAACCCTGACTGCGAGGTCCAGGCGAACGCCATCTCCGCCCTCAGCGCGGTGCTTCAGGAAGATTCCCGGGTGGCGGCCGTGGGCGCAAGGCTTGTCGGGTCGAATGGCGTCCCTCAGGTGGGATTTGCCCTCCGCTCTCTCCCACGCCCGGTCGATCTGTGCTTTGAAGCCCTGTTGGTGAACCAGATCTTCCCGCACAACCACTGGAACAAACACTATCGCCTTTTTGATTTCTCATTTGATAAAAGCGCTGAGGTCGAACAGCCGGCGGGAGCTTGTTTTATGATCCGCCGATCCATCTTTGAAGAGGTGGGTGGATTCGACGAGCGGTTTCATCCGGCTTGGTTTGAAGATGTCGACCTGTGTCAGCGTCTGAAGTCAAGAGGCGAGGCGATCGCCTATTGCCCCGCCGCTGCGGTGGCCCACAGCGGCGGGTCGAGCATCCAGTCGATGGCCGCCGGGCGTGCTTCGGAATACTTCTTCCGAAACATGCTTCGGTACTCCGGGAAGCACTTTGGCCGCGCCCGGACCCTGTTGTTGAGGGCGTCGTTGGCGGTCGGAATGGTGGCGAGAATGTTGATCGTTGCCGCGTGGCCGTCAGCCTGGCAGCGTCGTCAACCGTCTGCGCCCCGCGGCAGGATCGAGCGGCGGGAGCGAGGGGCGTTACAGCGGGCGTACTGGAATGTCGTGAGAGGGGCGATATGGCAATGGCGCCCCTGA
- a CDS encoding glycosyltransferase family 2 protein: MAMAPLITISLVTFNSKSEIARCLQCLADQSFQDFEVHIWDNASTDGTAEFLNDLSRSRLSLFCSKDNVGFCAAHNHAIAESEAEFVLVLNPDCYLESHYLETACQAARKSPRIGAVAGKLYRLRTPAEDFEVARRAGILDSTGIYFTPSFRHFDRGSNELGRDRFNAEEWVFGVTGAAGLYRREMLEDIRIDGEYFDEGFFAYREDADLAWRMQSAGWQCLYVPQAVGYHVRKVFPAGRSRVVETINMHSVKNRFLFRLNNVAWPTCFRFLLPMLIRDLAVLGYTILFEHSSLPGLSYVARNFRARWKRRQRIQRKRTVSLSSLHRWIHWRPTAFPKETALQDGM; this comes from the coding sequence ATGGCAATGGCGCCCCTGATCACAATCTCTCTGGTGACCTTTAATTCAAAGAGTGAAATCGCGCGCTGCCTTCAGTGTCTGGCCGACCAATCCTTCCAGGATTTCGAGGTCCATATCTGGGACAACGCCTCCACCGATGGCACAGCTGAATTTCTGAATGATCTCTCCCGCTCCCGGCTCTCCCTTTTCTGCTCGAAAGACAATGTAGGTTTTTGCGCCGCGCACAACCACGCCATTGCGGAGTCAGAGGCGGAATTCGTCCTGGTGTTGAACCCGGATTGCTACCTCGAGAGCCATTACCTTGAGACCGCCTGCCAGGCGGCGAGGAAGAGTCCGCGCATTGGGGCGGTCGCCGGGAAGCTCTATCGGCTCCGCACTCCGGCGGAGGATTTCGAAGTGGCGCGGAGGGCGGGCATTCTCGACTCGACTGGAATTTATTTCACGCCGTCGTTCCGGCACTTTGACCGGGGTTCCAACGAACTCGGGAGGGACCGCTTCAATGCGGAGGAGTGGGTCTTCGGGGTGACCGGGGCAGCGGGCCTTTACCGTCGCGAGATGCTGGAGGATATCCGGATCGACGGCGAGTATTTTGATGAAGGTTTTTTCGCCTACCGGGAAGACGCTGACCTCGCCTGGCGCATGCAGAGTGCCGGCTGGCAATGCCTGTACGTGCCTCAGGCCGTGGGCTACCATGTTCGCAAGGTGTTTCCTGCGGGCCGATCCCGGGTCGTCGAAACGATTAACATGCATTCGGTGAAAAACCGCTTTTTATTTCGTCTCAATAATGTGGCATGGCCGACGTGTTTTCGATTCCTCCTTCCCATGTTGATCCGGGATTTAGCCGTCCTCGGATACACGATCCTGTTTGAGCATTCATCCCTGCCCGGGTTGAGTTATGTTGCGCGGAATTTTCGCGCCCGCTGGAAAAGACGGCAGAGGATTCAAAGGAAGCGAACGGTCAGCCTCTCATCCCTGCACCGGTGGATTCACTGGCGCCCTACGGCGTTTCCAAAGGAGACGGCTCTGCAAGATGGTATGTAG
- a CDS encoding glycosyltransferase family 4 protein, with amino-acid sequence MRRMKVALELGKINDFGIGTYIRNLVSHLAKIDSTNTYFLLESESTNSTALPTAENFQRIRFKERRRGEFNHAEVLRFLRRQGVDVCHIPHDDVPRRLPCRYMVTVHDCVHILYPRGTEFSWIREARLYSKRRRLQRAEHIIAVSEATKRDVVRLYQIPEDKITVIHHALDERLSTLQPSLDTRSVLERYQIHDPYLLYAGNVRTHKNVTRLIEAFAVARTELRDHPTYSRLKLLIIGDELASHQALRRTVIISRVQSEVRFLGFVPYEILKVFYENASAFVFPSLYEGFGLPPLEAMACGTPVLTSNTSSLPEVVGDAAVMVNPENVFEVARGMRQILCDENLRQQLVRKGFEQVKKFSWITAARETLRLYQLTCQ; translated from the coding sequence ATGCGCCGCATGAAAGTGGCGCTGGAACTCGGCAAGATAAACGATTTCGGCATCGGGACCTACATCCGGAATTTAGTCAGCCACCTGGCGAAGATTGATTCCACCAACACGTACTTTCTCCTCGAGAGTGAATCCACCAATTCCACCGCGCTTCCCACGGCCGAAAATTTCCAGCGGATCCGCTTCAAGGAGCGGAGGCGCGGCGAGTTCAACCACGCGGAGGTCCTGCGTTTCCTCAGACGCCAGGGCGTCGATGTCTGTCATATCCCCCATGATGACGTCCCGCGGCGGTTGCCCTGCCGTTACATGGTGACGGTCCACGATTGCGTCCACATCCTTTATCCCCGGGGGACAGAATTCAGCTGGATCCGGGAGGCCCGACTCTATTCCAAGCGGCGGCGACTGCAGCGCGCCGAACACATCATTGCCGTTTCCGAAGCCACCAAGCGGGACGTCGTCCGGCTGTACCAGATCCCGGAAGATAAAATTACCGTGATTCATCACGCCCTGGATGAGCGCCTTTCGACCCTCCAGCCTTCCCTCGACACCCGGAGCGTCCTGGAACGCTACCAGATCCACGATCCCTATCTCCTCTACGCCGGCAACGTGCGCACGCACAAGAACGTGACGCGCCTGATCGAAGCCTTTGCCGTGGCGCGGACCGAATTGAGAGACCATCCCACCTATTCGCGGTTGAAGCTCCTGATCATCGGTGACGAACTGGCCTCGCACCAGGCCTTGCGGCGCACCGTCATCATCAGCCGTGTCCAGAGCGAAGTCCGATTTCTCGGGTTCGTCCCATACGAAATTCTCAAGGTGTTCTATGAGAATGCCAGCGCCTTCGTGTTTCCCTCTCTCTACGAGGGGTTTGGACTCCCCCCGCTGGAGGCGATGGCGTGCGGAACCCCCGTCCTGACTTCAAACACATCTTCGCTGCCCGAAGTGGTCGGCGATGCCGCGGTGATGGTCAACCCGGAAAATGTGTTTGAAGTGGCCCGGGGGATGAGACAGATCCTCTGTGACGAAAATCTCCGCCAACAACTCGTTCGAAAGGGCTTCGAACAGGTCAAGAAGTTTTCCTGGATCACGGCGGCCCGGGAGACGCTCCGGTTGTATCAACTCACCTGCCAGTGA